Proteins co-encoded in one Medicago truncatula cultivar Jemalong A17 chromosome 8, MtrunA17r5.0-ANR, whole genome shotgun sequence genomic window:
- the LOC25502127 gene encoding reticulon-like protein B2 — protein sequence MADHNEHEEVKSESLLDKISGKIHDHHDSSSSSSDSDNDKKEKKVSSPTSLKNKVFRLFGREKPLHNVLGGGKPADVFLWRNKKISATTLGVATALWVLFELLEYHLLTLISHLAILALAVLFLWSNASTFINKSPPKIPQVHIPEEPVLQIASAIRIEINRAFAILRDIASGRDLKQFLSVIAGLWVLSIVGSWTNFLTLFYIAFVLLHTVPVLYEKYEDRVDSFGEKALHEFKKQYAVFDEKVLSKIPKGPLKDKKKD from the exons ATGGCAGATCATAACGAGCACGAAGAAGTTAAGAGTGAATCTCTTTTGGACAAGATTTCTGGTAAAATCCATGACCACCAtgattcttcttcatcttcttccgaTTCAGACAAcgacaaaaaagagaaaaaagtttCATCTCCTACTTCTCTCAAGAACAAGGTTTTCAGGCTTTTCGGCAGAGAAAAGCCCCTTCACAATGTTCTTGGTGGTGGAAAAC CTGCTGATGTTTTCCTATGGAGAAATAAGAAGATTTCAGCAACAACACTTGGAGTTGCCACAGCTTTATGGGTTCTTTTTGAATTGCTTGAATACCACCTCTTGACTTTGATTTCCCACTTGGCGATACTCGCTCTAGCTGTGTTGTTCTTGTGGTCAAATGCATCCACTTTCATTAACAA gtCTCCACCTAAGATCCCACAAGTGCACATTCCTGAGGAACCTGTTTTACAGATTGCCTCTGCTATTAGGATTGAGATCAACAGGGCTTTTGCTATATTAAGAGATATTGCATCTGGAAGGGATCTCAAACAGTTCCTCTCG GTTATTGCTGGATTATGGGTTTTGTCAATTGTTGGGAGCTGGACCAACTTCTTGACATTGTTCTACATAG CTTTTGTTTTGCTTCACACTGTACCTGTGCTTTATGAGAAATATGAAGACCGTGTGGACTCTTTTGGCGAGAAGGCACTTCATGAGTTCAAGAAGCAGTATGCGGTGTTCGATGAAAAGGTATTGAGCAAGATTCCCAAAGGTCCTTTgaaagacaaaaagaaagatTAA
- the LOC25502128 gene encoding uncharacterized protein: MEHKSILISALSVGVGVGVGVGIGLANSGQNVSKWGPNYSFSSNAVTADKIEHEMLRQIVDGRESNVTFDKFPYYLSEQTRVLLTSAAYVHLKHAEVSKYTRNLAPASRTILLSGPAELYQQVLAKALAHYFEAKLLLLDLTDFSLKIQGKYGTGNKEFSFKRSTSESTLEKLSDIFGSFSIFSQREEPKVSGKMNRQSSGMDLQSMGDEASCNPPKLRRNASSTSNISGLTSQSNPTNPAPLKRTASWSFDEKLLIQSLYKVLLSVSKTYPIVLYLRDVDRLLSRSQKIYNMFQKMLKRLSGPILILGSRVLDSGNEFEELDEKLTVLFPYDIEIRPPEDESHLVSWKSQLEEDMKMIQVQDNKNHITEVLAANDLDCDDLDSICVEDTMVLSNYIEEIIVSAISHHLMKNKDLEYRNGKLIISCNSLSHALGIFRKGKFSGRDTSKLEDQALKSEIPSVVETVAKPAVKAESAAPADGAAPVKKAEAEISTSVAKAGAEKPVAASKASEVPPDNEFEKRIRPEVIPANEIDVTFSDIGALEETKESLQELVMLPLRRPDLFTGGLLKPCRGILLFGPPGTGKTMLAKAIAKEAGASFINVSMSTITSKWFGEDEKNVRALFTLASKVSPTIIFVDEVDSMLGQRTRVGEHEAMRKIKNEFMSHWDGLTTKQGERILVLAATNRPFDLDEAIIRRFERRIMVGLPSVENREKILRTLLSKEKVDKEIDFKELATMTDGYTGSDLKNLCTTAAYRPVRELIQQERLKDLDKKQKATKEQNKNTQEAKEQNKNSQEAKEDEVPQERVITLRPLNMQDFKEAKNQVAASFSAEGAGMGELTQWNELYGEGGSRKQKQLSYFL, translated from the exons atggaacatAAAAGTATATTGATATCAGCTTTGAGTGTTGGTGTTGGAGTAGGAGTTGGAGTTGGAATTGGATTAGCGAATTCTGGACAAAATGTTTCTAAATGGGGTCCTAattattctttctcttctaaTGCTGTTACTGCTGATAAAATTGAACATGAAATGTTACGCCAAATTGTTGATGGCAGAGAAAGCAACGTTACTTTTGATAAATTCCCTTATTATCTAAG TGAGCAGACGCGGGTTTTGCTTACAAGTGCTGCATATGTTCATTTAAAGCATGCTGAAGTTTCTAAATATACGCGTAATCTTGCTCCTGCTAGCAGAACTATTCTTCTCTCTGGCCCTGCTG AACTTTACCAACAAGTGCTTGCCAAGGCTTTGGCTCATTACTTTGAGGCCAAGTTGCTTCTCTTGGATTTAACTGACTTTTCATTGAAG ATTCAGGGTAAATATGGTACTGGCAACAAAGAATTT TCTTTCAAAAGATCCACTTCAGAATCAACTTTGGAGAAGCTATCTGACATATTTGggtcattttcaatattttcacaAAGGGAGGAACCTAAAG TTTCAGGAAAAATGAACAGGCAAAGCAGTGGAATGGATCTACAATCAAT GGGGGATGAAGCATCTTGTAATCCTCCAAAGCTTCGCAGGAATGCTTCTTCCACTTCAAATATTAGTGGCCTTACTTCGCAAAGCAATCCTACAAATCCAG CTCCTTTGAAGCGCACAGCCAGCTGGTCTTTTGATGAAAAACTTCTTATACAGTCTCTTTACAAG GTTCTACTTTCTGTGTCAAAAACTTATCCCATTGTGCTATATCTGAGGGATGTTGATAGGTTATTATCTAGATCACAAAAGATATATAACATGTTCCAAAAAATGTTGAAGAGACTCTCTGGACCGATTCTGATTCTTGGTTCGCGAGTTCTAGATTCTGGTAATGAATTTGAAGAATTGGATGAGAAACTTACTGTGCTCTTCCCGTACGATATAGAAATCAGACCTCCGGAAGATGAATCACATCTCGTCAGCTGGAAGTCACAATTGGAAGAGGATATGAAGATGATACAAGTTCAggataataaaaatcatattacgGAAGTGCTTGCAGCCAATGATCTTGATTGCGATGACTTGGATTCCATCTGTGTGGAAGACACAATGGTTCTCAGTAACTATATAGAAGAGATTATTGTGTCAGCAATCTCTCATCATTTGATGAAAAACAAAGACCTCGAATACAGAAATGGGAAGCTGATTATTTCTTGTAATAG TTTGTCGCATGCATTGGGTATATTCCGAAAAGGGAAATTCAGTGGAAGAGATACATCAAAGTTGGAGGATCAAGCTCTAAAATCTGAG ATTCCAAGCGTGGTGGAAACTGTTGCGAAACCAGCAGTTAAGGCGGAAAGTGCTGCCCCTGCCGACGGTGCTGCTCCAGTAAAAAAGGCTGAAGCAGAAATATCAACTTCAGTGGCAAAGGCAGGTGCTGAGAAACCGGTTGCAGCATCAAAAGCTTCT GAAGTTCCTCCTGATAATGAATTTGAGAAGCGAATAAGGCCTGAAGTTATACCAGCAAATGAGATTGATGTCACATTCTCTGATATTGGTGCCttagaagaaacaaaagaatCACTTCAAGAACTAGTAATGCTTCCTCTTCGAAGGCCAGACCTTTTCACTGGAGGACTTCTAAAACCATGTCGGGGAATATTGCTATTTGGGCCTCCTGGAACTGGGAAAACAATGCTGGCGAAGGCCATTGCAAAGGAAGCTGGAGCAAGTTTCATTAATGTGTCCATGTCTACCATCACTTCTAAATGGTTTGGTGAAGATGAGAAGAATGTTCGCGCTTTATTCACACTTGCATCCAAAGTCTCCCCAACTATTATATTTGTCGATGAGGTTGATAGCATGCTTGGGCAACGAACAAGAGTTGGGGAGCATGAAGCCATGCGgaaaataaagaatgaatttATGTCCCATTGGGACGGGCTCACGACAAAACAAGGAGAGCGCATCCTTGTTCTTGCAGCAACCAATAGGCCATTTGACTTGGATGAAGCTATTATAAGGCGATTTGAAAGGAG AATTATGGTAGGACTACCATCTGTTGAGAACAGGGAAAAGATTTTAAGGACtcttttgtcaaaagaaaaggtGGACAAAGAAATTGATTTTAAGGAACTTGCGACCATGACAGACGGATATACCGGAAGTGATTTAAAG AACTTGTGCACAACTGCTGCTTATCGGCCAGTTAGAGAGTTGATTCAGCAAGAGAGGTTAAAGGATCTG GATAAGAAACAGAAAGCTACCaaggaacaaaacaaaaatactcaAGAAGCAAAGGAACAGAACAAAAATAGTCAAGAAGCAAAAGAGGATGAAGTTCCACAAGAAAGAGTTATTACCCTTAGGCCATTGAATATGCAGGATTTCAAAGAGGCCAAGAATCAGGTTGCTGCAAGCTTCTCTGCCGAGGGAGCTGGAATGGGTGAGCTGACACAATGGAATGAGCTGTACGGAGAAGGTGGTTCTAGGAAGCAAAAGCAGTTGTCATACTTCCTGTGA
- the LOC25502130 gene encoding uncharacterized protein, producing the protein MLFTSSSSHSLFARPIKPFSRPPTLRPFPTTSFRIPNSRFNPSNNKLSILCFRHEEDNSSETPKPDFIDHCFHEELVQSESRDPNVVKRDWKSIVPKAANEVFNGIGYRWVVPWSATTILKVMLLWTSAFWFIGSWMIPFAAHITGFSKDSLTFRGQALFSLVTDVTEGLAGIAILVRCLSRFRPLPPDWFKFSPEGKWHFDVVMGCLMFPLVNRLSQFNLDLLPILPSTQVTLSSVEQSIKARDPVAMLLYAIVVSVCAPVWEEIVFRGFLLPSLTKYMPVWCAILVSSVAFALAHFNIQRMLPLIFLGMVMGVIFTRSRNLLPSMLLHSLWNGFVFLDLMK; encoded by the exons ATGTTGtttacttcatcttcttctcattcTCTCTTTGCTCGTCCAATTAAGCCTTTTTCTCGTCCCCCGACACTTCGTCCTTTTCCTACCACCTCTTTTCGGATCCCCAATTCTCGTTTCAATCCTTCAAACAAC AAATTGAGTATTCTGTGCTTTAGGCATGAAGAGGATAATTCTTCAGAAACGCCCAAACCAGATTTTATAGATCACTGTTTTCATGAGGAATTGGTGCAATCCGAATCAAGGGACCCTAATGTTGTCAAAAGAGACTGGAAGTCAATCGTTCCTAAG GCTGCAAATGAAGTATTCAATGGGATTGGTTATCGATGGGTTGTACCATGGAGTGCAACGACCATATTAAAA GTTATGCTTCTTTGGACATCGGCCTTTTGGTTTATAGGATCTTGGATGATTCCTTTTGCAGCCCATATAACTGGCTTTAGCAAGGATTCTTTGACATTTAGAGGGCAGGCCCTATTTAGCCTCGTCACTGATGTAACTGAAGGACTAGCTGGAATTGCAATTCTTGTTCGTTGTCTTTCACGATTCCGTCCCCTTCCACCCGACTGGTTCAAGTTTAGCCCGGAAGGAAAATGGCATTTTGATGTTGTCATGGGTTGTCTCATGTTTCCTCTTGTCAATCGGCTCTCTCAGTTCAACCTTGACCTACTACCTATCCTGCCATCGACACAGGTCACCCTTTCAAGTGTTGAACAATCAATAAAAGCAAGGGATCCTGTGGCAATGTTGCTGTATGCAATTGTAGTATCAGTCTGCGCTCCTGTGTGGGAGGAAATAGTTTTCCGTGGTTTTCTACTCCCGTCACTTACCAAATACATGCCTGTGTGGTGTGCAATACTGGTAAGTTCAGTTGCGTTTGCGCTTGCACATTTTAACATACAGAGGATGCTGCCGCTTATATTTCTTGGGATGGTAATGGGTGTGATATTTACACGGTCAAGGAATTTATTGCCATCAATGTTGTTGCATAGTCTTTGGAATGGGTTTGTCTTTTTAGATTTGATGAAATAG